The Microcella sp. genome includes the window TCACTGATCAGAATCTGACGGGCCTTCGCGAGCATGCGCTTCTCGCCCGCGCTGAGCCCGCGATCTTGGTCGCGGCGCCACAGGTCGCGCACCACTTCAGACACCTTGATGACGTCGCCCGAGGCGAGCTTCTCGAGGTTGGCCTTGTAGCGGCGCGACCAGTTGGTGGGCTCTTCGGTGAAGGGGGCGCGCAGCACCTCGAACACCTTGTCGAGGCCCTCTTGCCCGATCACGTCGCGAACGCCGACGAGGTCGACGTTCTCGGCCGGAACCTCGATCGTCAAGTCGCCTTGCGTGACGTTGAGCTTGAGGTAGAGCTTCTCTTCACCTCGGATGGTTCGGTTCTTGACTTCGATGATCGTGGCAGCCCCGTGATGGGGGTAGACGACAGTCTCGCCGACCTGGAAAAGCATGGATGGTGGTCCTTCCGCAGAACCTCCAGTCTACCACAGCGATCTCACAGCATGGAGGGCCGAGGCGGGCCCCTCGGGGCCGCCGCCGCCCTCGGGGCTGGCTAGACTAGAGGGGTACTCGGCGCGCACATCTGGAGGCTATTCGTGAAATCTCGGCTCGCGGCTTCGATCGCGCTCGCGGCAGCCCTGCTCATCGGAACGACGGGGTGCACGTTCTTCTCGCCGATCGCGACCCAGAAGGTCTACGACCCGAGCGACGGCGTCGGCGCCGAGGTGGGCGATCTGCTCATCCGCAACGCCATGCTCATCGGTGACGACCCCGAGAACCTCAGCCTCGTCGTGACCATCGTGAACCGTTCTGACAGTGATCGACGGCTCTCGGTGCAGTGGGCCTCGGGCGGCGAGCGCATTACCGAGTCGATGTTCGTGAACGCCAATGGGCGCACTGCGTTCGGCGGCCCCGACCAAGATCAGGTGCTTGTCACGGGCAGCACCGACGTGATCGGCGGGCTCGTGCCGCTCTTCTTCAGCTACGGAACGGCACCCGGCGTCGAGGTTCTCGTGCCCGTGCTCGACGGCAGCCTGCCCGAGTACGAGCTGTTCGTTCCCTGAGCCCGCGTCAGATCCAGCGACATCAGTCTTCGAAGCGGTAGCCGAGTCCGCGCACGGTGACGAGCATCTGCGGATTCGAGGGGTCGGTCTCGATCTTCGACCGGATGCGCTTGACGTGCACATCGAGCGTCTTCGTGTCACCGAAGTAGTCGGCACCCCACACGCGGTCGATGAGCTGACCGCGCGTCAGCACGCGCCCGGCGTTGCGCAGCAGCAGTTCGAGCAGCTCGAACTCTTTCAGCGGCATCGCGATCTCGCGGCCCTCGACCGTCACCTGGTGCTTGTCGACATCCATGCGCACCGTGCCCGCCGTGAGCACGCCGTCATCGATGTCGCTGTCGTCGGTCTGACGACGCAGCACCGCCCGGATGCGCGCGAGCAGTTCGCGAGTCGAGTACGGCTTCGTGACGTAGTCGTCTGCCCCCAGCTCGAGCCCCACGACGATGTCGACCTCGCTGTCTTTCGCCGTCAGCATGATGATCGGCACACTCGAGCGCTGCCGCAGCTCGCGGCACACCTCGGTGCCCGACATGCCCGGCAGCATGAGGTCGAGCAGCACGAGGTCGGCGCCCGATTGCTCGAACGTCGACACCGCGGCGAGCCCGTCGTCGACCACGGTGGTCTCGTAGCCTTCGCGGGTCAACAGGTATGAGAGCGGCTCAGACAGCGCCGGCTCGTCTTCGACAATGAGAATGCGGGTCATGTGCGTGCCTTCAGGGGAGTCGGTGCCGGCTGGTCGACGCGCGGCAGGCGGATGGTGAACGTAGAGCCACGGCCGGGTTGCGACCAGACCCGAACATCGCCGCCGTGGTTCTGCACCACGTGCTTGACGATGCTCAAGCCCAGCCCTGTGCCGCCCGTGGCGCGAGAGCGAGCCTGATCGACTCTGAAGAAGCGCTCGAAGACGCGGTCGAGCTCGTCTTCGGGAATACCGATGCCCTGGTCGGTGACGGCGATCTCGATGATGTCGTCGGTGGCGATGACCCCCACCCCCACGCGCGAGGGCGAGGGCGAGTACTGCACGGCGTTCGCGATGAGGTTGTGCACCGCGGTGATGAGCATGGTCTCATCGCCCCACACCCGCAGGCCGCGCTCGCCGCCGCTCGCGAGGGTGATGCGGTGGGCGTCTGCCAGCACGCGGTTCTGGTCGATCGCCGCCGCGACCACCGCGTCGATCTCGACCATCTCAGGATGGCTGAGGGCGTCTTTGGCCTGCAGTCGAGACAACTCGATGATCTCTTGCGTCATGCTCGCGAGCCGCTCTGACTCTTTGTGGAGCTGGTCGGCGAAGCGTCGCACCTGCACCGGATCTTCGGCGGCGTGGCCGAGCGCCTCGCTCAGCAGACCGATCGCCCCGATCGGAGTCTTCAACTCGTGGCTGATGTTGGCGACGAAGTCTCGACGCACCGCGTCGAGCCGATGAGATTCGGTGCGGTCTTCGGCGAGCAGCAGCACGAAACGGCTGCCCAGACGGGCGACCCGCACCGAGAGGTGCAGGGCCGCGTCGCCCAGGGGCCCGCGGCTCAACTCGACCTCTTCGGTGAGCGGCTCGCCGCTGCGTCGCACTCGCTCGACCAGCTCGACCAGTCGAGCGTGCACGAGCGTGCGGTGCCAGACCAGCCCGAGGGCCAGGGCGCCGGGCGAGGCCTTCACGACACTGTTGCTGTAGTCGAGCACGACCCCGGCAGACTCGAGCGCCTCGACCACTTGGTCGACCCCATCGGGCACCGTGGTCGACGCCACCTCGGCGGCCATTCGCCCCCGCCGAGCCGCCGCCACGACGGTCGCGACGGCTCCCGCCCCGATCGTCACCCCGAGGGTGAGAGCGAGGGGCACGAGCAGTGCCGAGTCCATGAGCACTAGATTAGTGACCGGGTGAGCGTCGAAAAGCCGTGATGCGACCGCAATCGGCACCGAAGACCCAGAGTTCACCTGTGGGCCACGTACCGTTCACCGCCGAACGGGACTGTGAAGGGGACTGCGACAGTGCCCCACCAGAAATGAGGATGTACTCCAATGCGCGAAGTATTCCAGCAAGAGTTGCGCGAGGTGCGCGAGCGCCTCGTCGAGATCGCGGGCCTCGTCGCCGACTCGATCGACAATGCGACCCGCGCCTTCAACGAGTCGAACGTCTCGCTCGCCGAGACCGTCATCAGCGATGACGCCAAGATCGACGCCGCCGCCGCCGAGCTCGACGAGCTGGCCATCAACATTCTCGCCCGCCAGCAGCCCGTCGCGCGCGACCTGCGCGTCGTCGTGAGCGCGCTGCGCATCAGTGCATCGCTCGAGCGCATGGGCGACATGTCAGAGCACATCGCGCAGCTCGCCCGCTACCGCTTTCCTGACAAGGTGGTGCCCAAGAGCCTGCGCGGCACCTTCAAAGAGATGGGCGCTCTCGACGTCGAGATCGCGCGCAAGCTCGTCGAGCTGCTCGAGACCGAAGACCTCTCGATCGCCGAATACATTCGCGATGAAGACGACAAGATCGACGCGCTGCACCTCAGCGTGTTCGACAAGGTGCTCGGCGAGAGCTGGAAGGGCGAAGCCGTCGACACCGTCGACGCGACGCTCGCCTCCCGCTACCACGAGCGGTTCGCCGACCACGCCGTGTCGATCGCCAAGAAGGTGCAGTACCTCGCGACCGGCGACTGGGTTCAGGCCGACGACTGAGCCCTACTTCTTGCCCTGCGCCGCCACGGCAGCCGCACCGGCCGCCGCAGCTTCTGGGTCGAGGTACTCGGCCGGCTTCACGGGCATGAAGTCGTCGCCCAGCTCGTAGACGAGCGGAATGCCCGTCGGAATGTTGAGCTCGGCGATCGCGCCATCGGCGATGCCATCGAGGTGCTTCACGAGCGCCCGCAGCGAATTGCCGTGCGCCACCACGAGCACCGTTCGGCCCTCGGCAAGATCGCGTGTGATGTCGCTCTGCCAGTAGGGGAGCATCCGGTCGATGACCAGCTTGAGGCTCTCAGTGCGCGGCACCTCGCCGTCGATGTCTGCGTAGCGCACGTCGTGCACCTGGCTGTACTCGGCGT containing:
- a CDS encoding CarD family transcriptional regulator, whose protein sequence is MLFQVGETVVYPHHGAATIIEVKNRTIRGEEKLYLKLNVTQGDLTIEVPAENVDLVGVRDVIGQEGLDKVFEVLRAPFTEEPTNWSRRYKANLEKLASGDVIKVSEVVRDLWRRDQDRGLSAGEKRMLAKARQILISELALAEKTDEEKASTVLDEVLAS
- a CDS encoding response regulator transcription factor gives rise to the protein MTRILIVEDEPALSEPLSYLLTREGYETTVVDDGLAAVSTFEQSGADLVLLDLMLPGMSGTEVCRELRQRSSVPIIMLTAKDSEVDIVVGLELGADDYVTKPYSTRELLARIRAVLRRQTDDSDIDDGVLTAGTVRMDVDKHQVTVEGREIAMPLKEFELLELLLRNAGRVLTRGQLIDRVWGADYFGDTKTLDVHVKRIRSKIETDPSNPQMLVTVRGLGYRFED
- a CDS encoding ATP-binding protein: MDSALLVPLALTLGVTIGAGAVATVVAAARRGRMAAEVASTTVPDGVDQVVEALESAGVVLDYSNSVVKASPGALALGLVWHRTLVHARLVELVERVRRSGEPLTEEVELSRGPLGDAALHLSVRVARLGSRFVLLLAEDRTESHRLDAVRRDFVANISHELKTPIGAIGLLSEALGHAAEDPVQVRRFADQLHKESERLASMTQEIIELSRLQAKDALSHPEMVEIDAVVAAAIDQNRVLADAHRITLASGGERGLRVWGDETMLITAVHNLIANAVQYSPSPSRVGVGVIATDDIIEIAVTDQGIGIPEDELDRVFERFFRVDQARSRATGGTGLGLSIVKHVVQNHGGDVRVWSQPGRGSTFTIRLPRVDQPAPTPLKART
- the phoU gene encoding phosphate signaling complex protein PhoU, whose translation is MREVFQQELREVRERLVEIAGLVADSIDNATRAFNESNVSLAETVISDDAKIDAAAAELDELAINILARQQPVARDLRVVVSALRISASLERMGDMSEHIAQLARYRFPDKVVPKSLRGTFKEMGALDVEIARKLVELLETEDLSIAEYIRDEDDKIDALHLSVFDKVLGESWKGEAVDTVDATLASRYHERFADHAVSIAKKVQYLATGDWVQADD